One Campylobacter lari DNA segment encodes these proteins:
- a CDS encoding cell division ATP-binding protein FtsE: protein MIEAKKLCLGYDELVIENASFSLKDNDFVFITGKSGSGKSTLLKSFYGDLEPISGSLKVCNNDLTDISNAELLQLRQKIGIIFQDYRLVQEFSVEKNVMLPLMIKGYSKNVCKEQAAKLLKHVNLTFKADKKPAQLSGGEQQRVAMARALAHNPKLLLCDEPTGNLDEYSSDIIWTLLKSAREILGTCVVVVTHRIPTNLRLDYRRFNIENGRMNEIF from the coding sequence ATGATAGAAGCTAAAAAGCTTTGTCTTGGTTATGATGAACTTGTTATAGAAAATGCTAGTTTTTCGCTAAAAGATAATGATTTTGTTTTTATTACAGGAAAAAGTGGTAGCGGGAAATCAACTTTGTTAAAATCTTTCTATGGGGATTTGGAGCCAATAAGTGGAAGCTTAAAGGTTTGCAATAATGATTTAACGGATATTTCTAATGCTGAACTTTTACAGCTTAGGCAAAAAATAGGAATTATTTTTCAAGATTATCGTTTGGTGCAAGAATTTAGTGTAGAAAAAAATGTAATGCTACCTTTGATGATTAAAGGTTATAGTAAGAATGTATGCAAAGAACAAGCTGCAAAGCTTTTAAAGCATGTAAATTTAACTTTCAAAGCCGATAAAAAGCCAGCTCAGCTTTCAGGTGGAGAGCAACAACGCGTGGCTATGGCAAGAGCCTTGGCGCATAATCCAAAATTACTCTTATGCGATGAGCCAACGGGAAATTTGGATGAGTATTCTTCAGATATCATATGGACTTTATTAAAATCAGCTAGAGAAATACTTGGAACTTGTGTGGTAGTTGTTACGCATAGAATTCCTACTAATTTAAGACTTGATTATCGTCGTTTTAATATAGAAAATGGGAGAATGAATGAAATCTTTTAA